The following are from one region of the Heliangelus exortis chromosome 2, bHelExo1.hap1, whole genome shotgun sequence genome:
- the ASB10 gene encoding ankyrin repeat and SOCS box protein 10 isoform X3 — MGSIKGRGGKNQEAICTWKVDGPAQDYWQALMTGDQGIVAKILSNPQNNLSPDAVFDTTDLEEWKNYCFNIRQLRLWSLGYKQELTTPLHITSSRGYTECLRLLLLRGADPDFAPGGKTALHEACAAATTDCAHLLLTFGADPEAVSEDGYKPLHLCKSPGSIQCVQQLLQHGASVNSQTEEEGDTVLHIAARHGLADHVQLLLHHGAELEAENREGQTPLNAACAQPHPPQDMDRYYRVCQLLVESGASINTSDRDQQRPLHLACKNANAQVAELLLARGANVNVMSYSGNTALHNILQTAAYKLEHHPELVVQALLNYGAVRIWPGALPKVLRYCHACPRVIEALINSYDRVRVTKDWVGAVPEEIVQKHPHFYQSLFLLEQRPRSLQHLARCTIRTFLEGRLLLVLPQLHLPSVLHRFLLLSFEDVLY, encoded by the exons ATGGGTAGCATCAAAGGAAGAGGCGGCAAGAACCAGGAGGCCATTTGCACATGGAAGGTGGATGGTCCTGCCCAGGACTACTGGCAGGCCCTGATGACGGGGGATCAGGGGATTGTGGCCAAGATCCTCAGCAACCCTCAGAACAACCTGAGTCCTGATGCTGTTTTTGACACCACTGACCTGGAAGAGTGGAAAAACTACTGCTTCAACATCCGCCAGCTGA GACTCTGGTCTCTCGGCTACAAGCAGGAACTCACCACTCCTCTGCATATCACATCCAGCCGGGGCTACACGGAGTGCCTGCGGCTCCTGCTGCTCCGGGGAGCTGACCCTGACTTTGCGCCAGGGGGCAAGACCGCCCTACATGaggcctgtgctgctgccaccaccgACTGTGCCCACCTGCTCCTCACCTTTGGCGCTGACCCTGAGGCAGTCTCTGAGGATGGCTATAAGCCCCTGCATCTCTGCAAGAGCCCAGGTTCCATCCA GTGtgtccagcagctgctgcagcatggTGCCAGTGTGAACAGTCAGACAGAGGAGGAGGGTGACACAGTGCTGCACATCGCTGCGCGGCATGGTCTGGCAGACCAcgtccagctgctcctgcaccatggggcagagctggaggcagagaaCAGGGAGGGCCAGACACCATTGAATGCTGCCTGTGCTCAACCCCATCCACCCCAGGACATGGACCGCTACTACCGAGTCTGCCAGCTGCTGGTGGAGAGTGGTGCCAGCATCAACACCTCGGACAGGGACCAGCAGCGCCCTCTGCACCTGGCCTGCAAGAACGCCAATGCTCAAGTGGCAGAATTACTGCTGGCTCGGGGTGCAAATGTGAATGTCATGAGCTACAGTGGCAACACGGCACTGCACAACATCCTGCAGACTGCTGCCTACAAGTTGGAGCACCACCCGGAGCTGGTGGTGCAAGCCCTGCTCAACTATGGGGCCGTCCGCATCTGGCCTGGTGCCCTCCCCAAG GTGCTGCGGTACTGTCATGCCTGCCCGCGGGTCATCGAAGCCCTGATCAACAGCTACGATCGTGTCCGTGTCACCAAGGACTGGGTGGGAGCTGTCCCAGAGGAGATTGTACAG AAACACCCACATTTCTACCAGTCGCTCTTCTTGCTGGAGCAGAGACCTCGCTCCTTGCAGCACCTGGCTCGCTGCACCATCAGGACCTTCCTGGAGGGACGGTTGCTTCTGGTTCTGCCACAGCTGCACCTGCCAAGTGTCTTGCACCgtttcctgctgctcagctttgaGGATGTTCTCTACTAA
- the ASB10 gene encoding ankyrin repeat and SOCS box protein 10 isoform X5, giving the protein MMDCTFSSATQRLLELDEEQQDQWKHSQCTRHQYHPGLWSLGYKQELTTPLHITSSRGYTECLRLLLLRGADPDFAPGGKTALHEACAAATTDCAHLLLTFGADPEAVSEDGYKPLHLCKSPGSIQCVQQLLQHGASVNSQTEEEGDTVLHIAARHGLADHVQLLLHHGAELEAENREGQTPLNAACAQPHPPQDMDRYYRVCQLLVESGASINTSDRDQQRPLHLACKNANAQVAELLLARGANVNVMSYSGNTALHNILQTAAYKLEHHPELVVQALLNYGAVRIWPGALPKVLRYCHACPRVIEALINSYDRVRVTKDWVGAVPEEIVQKHPHFYQSLFLLEQRPRSLQHLARCTIRTFLEGRLLLVLPQLHLPSVLHRFLLLSFEDVLY; this is encoded by the exons GACTCTGGTCTCTCGGCTACAAGCAGGAACTCACCACTCCTCTGCATATCACATCCAGCCGGGGCTACACGGAGTGCCTGCGGCTCCTGCTGCTCCGGGGAGCTGACCCTGACTTTGCGCCAGGGGGCAAGACCGCCCTACATGaggcctgtgctgctgccaccaccgACTGTGCCCACCTGCTCCTCACCTTTGGCGCTGACCCTGAGGCAGTCTCTGAGGATGGCTATAAGCCCCTGCATCTCTGCAAGAGCCCAGGTTCCATCCA GTGtgtccagcagctgctgcagcatggTGCCAGTGTGAACAGTCAGACAGAGGAGGAGGGTGACACAGTGCTGCACATCGCTGCGCGGCATGGTCTGGCAGACCAcgtccagctgctcctgcaccatggggcagagctggaggcagagaaCAGGGAGGGCCAGACACCATTGAATGCTGCCTGTGCTCAACCCCATCCACCCCAGGACATGGACCGCTACTACCGAGTCTGCCAGCTGCTGGTGGAGAGTGGTGCCAGCATCAACACCTCGGACAGGGACCAGCAGCGCCCTCTGCACCTGGCCTGCAAGAACGCCAATGCTCAAGTGGCAGAATTACTGCTGGCTCGGGGTGCAAATGTGAATGTCATGAGCTACAGTGGCAACACGGCACTGCACAACATCCTGCAGACTGCTGCCTACAAGTTGGAGCACCACCCGGAGCTGGTGGTGCAAGCCCTGCTCAACTATGGGGCCGTCCGCATCTGGCCTGGTGCCCTCCCCAAG GTGCTGCGGTACTGTCATGCCTGCCCGCGGGTCATCGAAGCCCTGATCAACAGCTACGATCGTGTCCGTGTCACCAAGGACTGGGTGGGAGCTGTCCCAGAGGAGATTGTACAG AAACACCCACATTTCTACCAGTCGCTCTTCTTGCTGGAGCAGAGACCTCGCTCCTTGCAGCACCTGGCTCGCTGCACCATCAGGACCTTCCTGGAGGGACGGTTGCTTCTGGTTCTGCCACAGCTGCACCTGCCAAGTGTCTTGCACCgtttcctgctgctcagctttgaGGATGTTCTCTACTAA
- the GBX1 gene encoding homeobox protein GBX-1: protein MQRPTGQGTAFSIDSLIGTPPPRSGHLLYTGYPMFMPYRPLVLPQALSHGPLQSGLPPLAPLASFAGRLTNTFCASLGQAVPSMVALTTALPSFSEPPDGFYPPQELPPPRSNPDAGCRRGAEGLEAEELPPGRDKGPSEPPLHFPDPFPGLADGKAYSSDEEKLEVKSAATPCSEREEESSAGDSEEEPFLDGAATAALGPKAKGKGGPAAEQPPPGSGAGKSRRRRTAFTSEQLLELEKEFHCKKYLSLTERSQIAHALKLSEVQVKIWFQNRRAKWKRIKAGNVSNRSGEPVRNPKIVVPIPVHVNRFAVRSQHQQIEQGARP, encoded by the exons ATGCAGAGACCCACTGGTCAGGGGACCGCCTTCTCCATCGACTCGCTCATCGGGACGCCACCGCCGCGCTCCGGGCACCTGCTCTACACCGGCTACCCTATGTTCATGCCGTACCGGCCGTTGGTGCTGCCGCAGGCGCTGTCCCACGGGCCGCTTCAGTCGGGGCTGCCACCGCTGGCCCCCCTGGCCTCTTTCGCCGGCCGCCTCACCAACACCTTCTGCGCCAGTCTGGGCCAGGCCGTGCCCTCCATGGTGGCCCTCACGACGGCCCTGCCCAGCTTCTCCGAGCCCCCCGACGGCTTCTATCcgccccaggagctgcctccGCCGCGCAGCAACCCCGACGCCGGCTGCCGACGGGGAGCCGAGGGCCTGGAGGCGGAGGAGCTGCCCCCGGGGAGGGACAAGGGGCCATCCGAGCCGCCGCTGCACTTCCCGGACCCCTTCCCCGGCCTGGCAG ACGGGAAGGCGTACAGCTCGGACGAAGAGAAGTTGGAGGTGAAGTCGGCGGCCACACCGTGCAGCGAGCGGGAGGAGGAGAGCTCGGCGGGCGACAGCGAGGAGGAGCCGTTCCTGGATGGAGCGGCCACCGCCGCGCTGGGTCCCAAGGCCAAAGGCAAAGGGGGTCCTGCGGCCGAGCAGCCCCCGCCGGGCTCCGGGGCTGGGAAGAGCCGCCGGCGCCGCACGGCCTTCACCAGCGAGCAGCtactggagctggagaaggaattTCACTGCAAGAAGTACCTGAGCCTGACGGAGCGCTCGCAGATTGCCCACGCCCTGAAGTTAAGCGAGGTGCAGGTGAAGATCTGGTTCCAGAACCGGCGCGCCAAGTGGAAACGCATCAAGGCCGGCAACGTGAGCAACCGCTCGGGAGAGCCCGTCCGCAACCCCAAGATCGTGGTGCCCATCCCGGTGCACGTCAACCGCTTCGCCGTCCGCAGCCAGCACCAGCAGATCGAGCAGGGCGCCCGGCCCTGA